From Ictidomys tridecemlineatus isolate mIctTri1 chromosome 2, mIctTri1.hap1, whole genome shotgun sequence, the proteins below share one genomic window:
- the LOC120891906 gene encoding uncharacterized protein LOC120891906, with protein MAFSSSEDSSSSSEDTSSSSYETNMDVKASPAATKESSVKGTAQRPGKLEDMTSQVRGGAMTTTLEAKKPIKELESSREPSVSHEDFPVVIPNQDGTSKTARGKALTSRPTENAEVSSDGSGKEWPSIQVIKSSLIFVNPNGHSPPGPAATPTQAQGGNTLRKDRVSDSTTQHFSSESQDEDPIPPTQSSTSGGQTPLMKKIFEGVISRVQ; from the coding sequence ATGGCCTTTAGCTCCAGTGAGGATTCTTCCAGCTCCAGTGAGGATACCTCCAGCTCCAGTTATGAGACAAACATGGATGTGAAAGCCTCACCAGCTGCCACCAAGGAGTCTTCAGTGAAAGGGACAGCCCAAAGACCTGGGAAGTTGGAGGATATGACATCCCAAGTCAGAGGAGGAGCCATGACCACAACCTTGGAGGCCAAGAAGCCAATAAAGGAGTTGGAGAGCAGCAGGGAGCCATCTGTGAGTCATGAAGATTTCCCTGTAGTAATACCCAACCAGGATGGTACCTCCAAAACTGCCAGAGGCAAGGCCCTGACATCAAGACCCACTGAGAATGCAGAGGTGTCCTCAGACGGCAGTGGCAAAGAATGGCCATCAATCCAGGTGATTAAATCCTCTCTGATTTTTGTCAACCCTAATGGCCATAGTCCACCTGGCCCAGCTGCCACTCCTACACAGGCCCAAGGTGGGAACACCCTGAGGAAAGACAGGGTCTCTGATAGCACCACCCAACACTTCTCCTCTGAGAGCCAGGATGAGGACCCGATTCCTCCCACGCAGTCCTCCACTTCTGGCGGTCAAACCCCCTTGATGAAGAAGATTTTTGAAGGAGTCATCAGCAGAGTCCAGTGA